DNA from Syntrophales bacterium:
GGTATGGCGAGGATCAGAGGAGAGACTCAGGTTCTTTCTCTCGTCCTGGCAGGGATTATAACAAATGCCGTTTTTACCGGAGGAAACTACATCATCAGGTACTTTGCCGAACCGGAACAGTTGCACGTACTTATCGTCTGGCTTATGGGCAGTTTTTCGGCTGCCTCATGGAAAGACGTATCGTATTCAGGGCCGTTTGTTATAGTCGGAACATTCCTTTTATACTTATTGCGATGGCGATTGAATCTCCTGTCAATGGGCGATGAGGAGGCAAAGGCATTCGGCGTGAACACGGAAAAGATGAAGCTGGTGCTGCTCGGTACTGCAACCCTTGTGACAGCGGCGGCAATCAGCGTGGTGGGCATAATCGGCTGGATCGGCCTGATGGTGCCCCATATTGTGAGGTTGCTCATAGGCAGCGATAACCGCAGGGTCTTGCCTGCTTCAGCAACGTTCGGTGCGGCGCTGATGCTTATTGCGGACGATGCAGTAAGGATGGCTAAGGGCGTTGAACTGCCGGTTGGCGTGCTCACGACTATAATCGGTGCGCCCTTCTTTGCCTATCTTATCAGAAAGAGCAGGGGTGGT
Protein-coding regions in this window:
- a CDS encoding iron ABC transporter permease encodes the protein MTRKTKSIVLFLLYASPLFFCIPSVFFGPYSLTPSEIVGLIGKRIICSGQSVAEQAILFDIRLPRIILALLTGCALSASSACFQATFRNPLVSEYILGISAGAAFGASLSIATLGDKLPVQLMAFAGGIAAVLLTYGMARIRGETQVLSLVLAGIITNAVFTGGNYIIRYFAEPEQLHVLIVWLMGSFSAASWKDVSYSGPFVIVGTFLLYLLRWRLNLLSMGDEEAKAFGVNTEKMKLVLLGTATLVTAAAISVVGIIGWIGLMVPHIVRLLIGSDNRRVLPASATFGAALMLIADDAVRMAKGVELPVGVLTTIIGAPFFAYLIRKSRGGVWE